CAACATGAACTCCGAACGCCTCATCCAGGAAATGGAAGAAAAGGGCCTCAAGATTATCAACTCTCTCGTCTAATTGTGTTTGAGAGTTAAGTCTTTAACTGGAGTTTAAAAAATGGCAAAAGAAGTCAAGAAACCAGCAAAGCCTGAAGAACCGGACCTGTTGCCGGCGATGGGCTTGTTCACGATTCTGATTCCTATGCTTCTCTCCATGGCTGCTTTCTCCAAGCTGGCAATTGTTCAGGTGAACCTGCCCGAGCGCAGTATGATCAACCCGAACGATGAAACACCTCCGCCGGATGAGCAGGCATTGAACTTGAGCCTCGCGATTACCAACGAATATCTCGTGATTGGTGCTCGTGGTGGTTTCCAGCCGAACGTCTATTTCAAGGAAATGTGGACGTTCCGCTGCAAGTCCGATGCTAAGCTGATTACCCATGCCGTCGAAGATGTCAAGGCCGCAGTTGAAGCCGGACATGGTCCGAAGTGCAAGGACGGTAGCGAGATGGATAAAGAGAAGTATCTCTACGAAATCGAAACTATCGAACTCTGGGCAATCCAGAAAGAATCTGAAGAGGATCCGGGTCGCGTGATCTGGGCGCTCTACACCAACGGGGGTACTCCCGAAGAACCTGTTGCCGACAGTGCTTATGTTGACGGCAACAACAACTTCCTCGCTCTCCCGGGTGAAGGCGCTATGGGCCTGACTCCGCCGCCGGCTCTCAAGAAGCCCGCTGCAGGTACGGCTCTCGCAACCCTTACCCCGAACTCCGCTCGCACGCTCAAACCGGACGTTGCGGCGAAGAACCTCATTCATCCGCTTTCCGCATACGATCTCATCGCAAAGGATCTGATCGCAATCCATACGCAGTTCATCGACCTGGAAGACGTCGACAACATCATCATCGTGGCTAACGACGATACGCAGTTCGACAAGATCATCCAGCTCATGGACCGTTCTAAGGAAGCGGGCTTCAGCAAGATCAACCTTGCAAAGTTGGGAGGTTAATCATGGCTAGAAGAACTCGTAAATACGCTGACGACGTCCCGTTCTCGATTACCTCGATGATGGACATGATGACCATCATCCTGGTGTTCATGATCAAGAACATGGACGCTGAAGGTCAGCTCTTGACCCAGGCCGAAAACCTGATCCTTCCGGTCTCCACGTCCAAGCTCCAGCCGACAGAAGTTTCTCTGACGGTCGTGATCGATAAGGAATACGTGGTGGTCGACAATGAGAAAGTCGTGCCGACTTCGGACGTGCTTGCTCAGGAAGATCTCTGTGTTCAGCCTGTTCTTACTACCCTTTACGGGAAACGTAAGGCCGAAGTGGACCAGCACTTGCGTCAGGGCCAGCCTGCCGACGAAGCCGGTAGCGTTGTTGTCCAAATCGACAAGAACATCCCTTACGACGCCATGTATAAGGTGATGGCTACCTGCGGTATCGCTGGCGTGCCGTCCTGCAACTCTTCCGAAGGCGAAACTGGCTACGAGAAGATGAGCGGCTATACGAACGTTTCCTTTGCCGTTCTCGAAAAGAACGGAGGGGAGGAATAATCTATGGCTAAGAAAAATACTCCTGTAGATCCGTTAGTTGCGGCTCTTATGCCTGAATCCGACAAGAAGATGGCCACCATCGCTGGTGCGTCTGTGCTTGTCGCTCTTGCCCTTTCTTTCTGGGCCTCCATGTACGAAGTGGTCGTCGATGAAGTTATCTTCGACTCTTCTGAAGGCCCCGACCTGACCGCCCAGATGTCTATGGACGAGAAGAAGGAAGAAAAGAAGGAAGAGAAGAAGAAGGAAGAGCCCAAGAAGCCCCGCAAGAAGGCGGGTGGTGGTGGCAAGCCCCGTGGTAAGGGCCAGCCGAACGCTCCGCAGACTCGCGGCGTGCTCAAGCTCCTCACTGCTCAGACCAAGACTGCTAGTGCTGCTGCCTACGACCTCATGAAGAACCAGAAGTTCACCAAGGACATCGATAAGGTTCTTAAGGACGTGGCTGGCCTCCAGACGACGGGTAAGACCGTTCTCGGTGGCCGTCGCGGTAAGGCTGACGGTGGCTTCAACGAAGGCTATGCTGAAGGCGGTGCCGGTGGTATCGGCGACGGCCTCGCAGGCCTCTTCGGCGGTGGCGGTGGCGGTATTGCTACCAAGGCCAAGGGTAACATCAAGACCCCGTCTGCCCGTGACATTGACATGGGTGCAGGTGGTGGCTCTCGTTCCGCAGCGGACATCATGAAGGTCGTCCGTCAGCGTACCCCGGGTCTGCGCCACATCTACAACAAGTTCCTGAAGAAGAAACCGGGATTCCAGGGTAAGGTTACCCTGAAGTTCACGATCGCTCCGGGTGGCGAAGTTATCAGCATTTCCATTGTGTCTTCCACCACTGGTTACGGCGAATTCGATGCTCAGATCAAGGGCGCCGTCTCCAACTGGACGTTCAGCAAGGTTAAGTCCGGTAACACCACCGTTACGATTCCGTTCACCTTCTCCGAATAACGGAAAACCTGTTGAAAAAAGGCCACGCTCAAAAAGCGTGGTCTTTTTTTATTTTTCTATTGCGTTTTTCTTTAATTTAATCTAACTTTATAACAGAATTTTTAATAGGAGTCCTCAAATGAAGTTGAGATCAGCAATTGCCGTTGGCGCTGCTTTTGGAATCCTCGGGGTAGGTTCTGCTTTCGCTACCTTCGCTCGCGTCGAATCCATGGGCAAGAACACGACCTACATCATGGATGATGTGAGTATTTTCGACAACCCTGCAAACATCAATCTCTACCCGAACTACTTGATTGGTGAGTTCGGACCTTACACGCAGGATGTCGCTACGGGTACGAACCAGGACCCGATGCACCCGAACTTCGGCGGTATCTTCTCGCTCTCCCTCGGTGACGAGAACAATCCGGATCCGCGTCTTTCCATCGGTGGTCTCTTCGGCCGCATCAACGAGGAACTCGCACGCTACCTGCCGAACCGCGTGATTGCTGAAAATGGCCGCGACATCTCTAACGTTCCCGAAACCGTTACTAACTTCGACGGCTTCCTCGGGTTCACGCTCTCTAACGGCGACGCTCTCGGCTTGCACATCTACATTGCACACCAGGACGGTGGCTACGAGACCCCGAGTGGCATCTACCAGGTCGATGACAATGCATACGCTTCCATCGTGCAGGCTGATGCAGGCTTGAACATGCAGTTCGGTGCGAACATCGACTTCGAGTTCATGTTCGCTCTCGCTCGCATCCAGTTCGGCCCTGACCACAAGAACTTCTTCGATGATGGCGACTTCAGCTTCCTTGCCAAGTCCCGCGCCTTCTTCACCCTCGAGGCAATCGACGGCGAACTGGTACCCGCGGTTTCCGCTAAGTTCATCGAAGCTCCGGGCATCGACAACAAGCGTGCCCAGGTCGGCCTCGGCATCAACGTCGCTCTCGACCGCGGCTTCTTCTGGTTGGGTCTCGACTTCATCTGGGACAAGCTCGAGGCTCATGACTGGAGCATTGACTACACCACTGGCGAGAGGGTCTACAATTCCTACGACAACGACGATCCGGCTTGGGATGAACGTCGCGACATCGGCGGCATGATCAGCTTCGGTATCGAACGCAACATCTGGTGGGACTGGTTCGTGATCCGCGTCGGCGGTCAGAAATCCATCCTCTACACCGACTGCGACCAGAACGAAAAGAACAAGGGCCGTTCGGGCATCTGCACCGACAGCGGCAACTTCTTCAGCACGAACCCGCTTGCTAACGGCACTGCCGACGACCACGTGGGCTTCGGCTTCGGTATCAACATCGAAGAAAAGCTGAAGATCGACGTGACTGTCGCCGAAGACCTGCTGTTCCGCAACCCGTTCCAGGGTGAAGGCCGCATCTTCTCGAGAATCTCTGCTACCTACTCCTTCTAGTAGGCAAGGACTGGCTATTGAGGAATGCTCTCCAACCGGAGGGCATTTCTTTTTTTTGTTGCGATGATAACTATTTTTTCAACCATGAAATACTTGCTTATTTTGCTTACGGCGATTGTCTTGTTAGGTTGTTCTGAAAGGACGGAACGTATTGAGAATAAATTAAACGCGTATGTCCAGGAAGACCTCAAGTTTATTGTGGCCCAGACCATCCATGCATCGGGTGACCGTAGCGGAATCCTTGATACGCCCTACTACCGCGTGAAGGACTTCAGGCTGTTTGCGGGCGATACGGCCGCCATCTATTCGGCGTATGCCGAGGTGGACTTCTTCATTTATCAGGACATCAACATGCACGAGAAGCGCAAGTACCGCTACGACGCCCATGCGCGCCAGTGGGACCGCTATTACAAGGCGCTCAAATTCGGGCAGGATTCCTTGGACCGCAAGGAAAAGCAGAAATAAAAGTTTTATATTTTCGCTTGTAAGGATTCACCTTTTCAAAGGACCATATTTTGTTCGGACTCTTCTCCTGTGATATCGGTATCGACCTGGGTACGGCGAACACTCTCGTTCACGTGGCAGGCCAGGGCATTGTCATTAACGAACCTACGGTGATTGCCGTGGACAGCAAGAACAATCGCGTGTCGGCGATTGGTTTCGAGGCGAAAAAGATGCTCGGCAGGACTCCGGGCGAGACGCGTGCCGTGCGCCCCATGCGCGATGGCGTGATTGCGGATTTTGAACTGGTCGAAACTCTCCTCCAGACCTTCATTAAGCGCGTGCAGAAGTACCCGCTGTGGATTGTCAGGCCCCGCGTTGTTGTGGGCGTGCCGAGCGGCATTACCGAAGTGGAAACCCGCGCCGTTATCGATGCCGCCAAGCAGGCTGGTGCGAAGGAAGTCCACCTGGTCCACGAACCGATGGCTGCCGCTGTCGGTATGGGCATCCCTGTGGAAGACCCTGTGGGTAACATGATTGTGGATATCGGCGGCGGTACTTCCGATATCGCGGTGATTGCCTTGAACCACACCGTCTGTAGCGCGTCTGTGCGCGTGGGCGGCGACGAGATGGATGAAGCCATTGTTCGTTACCTCCGCACGATGTATAACCTCCACGTGGGCGAAAGCACTGCCGAACAGATCAAGATCCAGATTGGTTCTGCAAGCCCGCTCGAGGAAGAACTGACCATGGAGGTCAAGGGTCACGACTTTATTGCCGGCATGCCGCGTACGATGACGATTTCGAGCACGGAAATCCGCGAGGCCTTGAATGAACCCGTGACTGCGATTATCGAGGCTGTGAAGCAGGCTCTGAGCATTACGCTCGCTGAACTTTCTGCCGACATTTACGACAAGGGTATCATCATGACTGGCGGTGGCTCTCTGCTCCGCGGTTTCGATGAACGTATCCGCAAGGAAACGGGACTCTCGGTGAATGTGATTGACGAAGCGCTCACCTGCGTTTGCAAGGGTGCCGCTCGCATTCTCGAGGACCTCGACAAGTATCGCCCCGTGTTGGTAGCATCTTCCAATTAACGGGGATTCTACTGTTCGATGCTTAGGGCGTTCCGCTTTATAGTTGAACTGTTTACTCAAAGGCATGGCGTTGTCGCTTTTGCCTTTTTCTTGCTTGTTGGTCTCTTGATGCGGCAGGCTCCGCAGACGGTGCGCGAGAACATAATCTCTACGGCGCTCGGTACGGTGTTCTATCCGGCACAGATGGTCGTATCTTCGGTGGGCGCATACCATTCGGTGGTTGAAGAGAACGAACGCCTGAAAGAGGAAAATGCACGCCTGCGTCAGGAAACGTACTATGCGAGTGAGGGCTTGCAGGAACTGACAAGACTGCACACGTTGGTCCGGTTCGATGACAAGTGGGATTACCCGATTGTGACAGCGCGCGTGGTGGGGCATAACCCTGGCAGGTTCCTTACGACGCTCGTGATTAATCGCGGTACGATACAGGGCGTGAAGGAAGATATGCCCGTGTTCTCGATGAACGGGCTCGTGGGCAAGATTACGAAGGCGACAAGCACGCATTCGCATGTGCAGTTGCTGGTGGACCCGAACCTTAAGTTGTCTGTACTCGAGAAGAAATCGCGCGTGGTGGGGTTCCTTGAATCGGTTGACGGCCACCTGCTTACGGCGATGATTCCTTCGCATGCGGGCGTGGAAGTGGGCGATACGCTCATTACTTCGGGGCTTGGCGGGATATTCCCGAAGGGGATTCCCGTGGGTACGGTGAAGGCGGTTCGCAAGTCTGACCTCGATGTGATGCGCCAGATGGATGTGGCTCCGTTCCAGGAGTTCTCGGCGCTCGAGGAAGTGTTCGTGATGGAAAAGGAACCGGAATGGATTATCCAGGAGTTGCTCGATGAACAATAGCTGGAAATGGATTCGCGTTCTTATTTTGTTTGTAATCTGCTTCGTGTTGCAGACGACGGTTGCGGATTGGCTCTCCATTTTTGGAGCAGGGCCCGACTTCGTGCTTATTTTGATTGTGTCGATTGCGATAAAGCACGGGCCTGCGGCCGGTGCGCTGTGGGGATTCCTTGCGGGCTTTACGCAGGACGTTTACGCCCCGGTGGAATGGCTCGGCGCAAATACGATTTCGATGACGGTGCTCGGGTTCTTTGTGGGCCAGCTTGAAGAGCGGTTCCTTACGCTGAACCTGCCCGCGAAGGTGGGCGTGCTCGGTTTCGGGTTCCTCCTTTGCGACATGCTCTATTTCTTCTTGACCGGACTTGAGAAGGACGTGGTCACGAACCTGTTCTTCTCGAAGACATTGCCGGAATGCGCCTATACGATGGTTATCGGGGCCGTTGTGTTCCACTTGTCTGTCGGAAAGAAGAAACGCCATGCTTAGCATGTCGGATAACGACAGCGTCCAGACCAGGAACTGGAACGTGCTGGTGTTCATGGCCGGCGTGGTGATTCTTTTTACCATTCTCCTGGTTCGACTCTTTAGCTTGCAGTATCTCGATTACGACGAGAACTTCCAGCGCTCTGAGAACAACCGCCTGCGCCGTGTTGTGCTTGTGGCGGAACGCGGGTTCATTTACGACCGCAATGGCGAAGTGATGGTGCAAAACCGCCCCTCTTACCAGATTGCCTTGCAGGCGATGCACTTGCCGCGCAGGGATTCTGCCCGCGCGATTATTTTCAACCGCCTCTTGCAGATTGTGGACAAGAACGGCGAACGCATGTTCGACTCGCTTTCGCTCGATACGGCTTTCCAGAGGGCGCACTGGATTAAGAACCGCCCGATTCGCATTCTCGAGGACGCATCGCCCGAGCAGGTGGCGATAATCGAGGAACACTCGAGCGAACTCCCGGGCGTTACGACGCTCATCGAATCGAGACGCGAGTACCCTTACGGGACGCTCGCTTCGCACGTGCTCGGCTACACGAGCGAGATTTCGGAAGAACAGCTGAAGTTGCCCGAGTTTGCGGACTATTCGCAGGGCGACCGTATCGGCCAGAAGGGGCTCGAGCAGCATTACGATAGCGAGTTCCGAGGCAAGAACGGCCTGAAGCTTGTGGAAGTGAACGCGATGGGCCGCGAGGTGGGCCTGGTGCGCGGTGTGGAGAGTGAACCGCCTGTCCCGGGACTGCACCTGGTTTCTACGATTGACCTCAAGTTGCAGAAGGTGGCGGAAGAGGCGATTGCCGACAGCGTGAAGGGTGCGCTCGTGGCGATTGACCCGCGCAATGGCGAGATCCTCGCCATGGTGAGTTCGCCGCGCCTCGACCCGAACATTTTCTCGTTGAAGAAGCGCGAACGCAACAAGGGCTGGGCACAAGTGGCGCTCGATTCCATGCGCCCGCTCACGAACCGTGCGATTTCGGGAACGTACCCCCCTGCATCGGTGTTCAAGCTTGTGACCGCCGGCGCGGGGCTCGAGAGCGGAATACTTTCGGAGACGAAGTATTACCCGAAATCCTGTACGGGTGGCTACCAGTTCGGTTCGCGTTACCAGAAGTGCTGGGGCGTGCACGGCAACCTGAACGTGGTGCATGCATTGAGGCTTTCGTGTGACGTGTTCTTCTACCAGGCGGGTCTCGATATCGACATGGCCCGCATCAACGAGTTCGGGCGCCGCTTCGGCTACGGCGAGCAACCGCTCGGCATTGACATTCCGGGCGAGAAGAGCGGCTGGCTCCCGGATTCGGTGTCGTTTAACGAAAGGAACAAGAGGCTCGGTTGGCGATGGGCGCGCGGACTTATCCTGAACCTCTCGATTGGGCAGGGGCAATTGGTTACCCCGCTGCAGCAGGCGACGTTCATCGGCTCGCTTGCGACGAACAAGGGTGTTTACCGCCCGCACCTCATGAAGGAACTGCGCGACTACAAGGGCAACGTGGTGAAGGAATTCGAACCCGAGATAGTGCGGCCCGGGAAGATGAAGCCGGAAACGCACAGGATTCTCCTTGCGGCGATGGATTCCGTGGTGAACCATCCGGGCGGCACGGGCAAGCGCGGCGCGCTCCCGGGTATCCGGGTGGGCGCGAAGACGGGTTCCGGCGAATGGAAGAAGGGCGAGAAGACTCACGCCTGGTATGCGGCTGTGGCCCCGCTCTATGACCCGCAAATCGCGGTCGCCGTGATTCTCGAGGCGGCAGGCGGTGGCGGCGCGAAGGCGGCCCCGATTGCGCGCAAGGTGATGATGGCGTATTTCGGGCTTGAAGAGGAGGCGAAGAAATGAAACTGAACCATTTCCTCGACAATACCAGGAGAGTGGATTGGCTGTTCCTCGGCATAACGCTTGCCCTCATGACGTGTGGCGTCTGCCTGGTGTATTCGGCGACGGCGAGCGACAACCTGCCTTTTTACGAGACTCTCTGGTTCAAGCAGATTCTCTACTTTGCTGGCGGGTGCGTCTTGGCCGCGGGTATCGTGTTCCTGAAGATTGACTGGCTGAAAAGGGCGACGGTCCCCCTGTATATTTTGTCCCTGGTGTTTCTCTTCGTGGTGCTGTTCGTGGCGGGTGACGTGGTGAAGGGCGCGGGCCGTTGGATTGACCTCGGGCTATTCAAGCTGCAGCCTTCCGAATTCGCGAAGATTGCCTACCTGCTCACGATATCGTACTGGCTTTCGCGCCACCCGGTGAGCCTCTACAAGGTAAAGACCTTCGTGGTTCCTGCCCTGTTGTTCATTGTGCCTTTCGCGCTGGTGCTCAAGCAACCCGACCTGAGTACGGCCCTCGTGTTCATCGCGGTCACGTACGTGGCGTTCTTCTTTGCGGGCCTTACGCTCACCGACATGTTCCTGCTTGCAAGCCCGGTGCTTTCGGTGCTGTTCTCGCATTCCCAGGACATCGTATTCCAGGTGCTATGGGGCCTCCTGATTTGCGCGGTGGTGTTCGCGTTGGTACGCCGCAGGCTCCCGAAGGTGCTGACGGTGCTTTTTCTTGCGGCGAACATCCTTGCGGGTTACGCGAGCTCGATGGCGTGGAATATGCTGGAACCTCACCAGCAGAAGCGCGTGCATACGTTCCTCGACCCGACGAGCGACCCTAAGGGTGACGGTTACCAGGTGCTGCAGTCGCTTACCGCGATTGGTTCGGGCGGCCTTACGGGCAAGGGCTTTGGTCAGGGCACGCAGACAAACCTCGCGTTCTTGCCCGAAGAACACACCGACTTCATTTTCAGCGTGCTCGGGGAACAGTTCGGCTTTGCGGGCTGCCTGTTCATACTCTCGCTCTACACGCTGTTCCTGTGGCGGGCGAGTTCCACGTGCAAGTTGTTCGCGGACCCCTTCATTACGCTCATTACCATGGGGGCCTGTACCATATTCCTGTTCCACATGATAGTGAACATCGCGATGACTATCGGGCTCATGCCCGTGACGGGGCTTCCGCTCCCGTTCCTTTCGTACGGCGGGTCGTTCGCCCTTACCTGTATGGTGCTTGTGGGCGGAATCCTCTGCATGCGATTCCAGGGTTGGCGTCAGTAAAAAAAACAGGCGTTTTGGCTCATTTTCCGTTTGAAACCGTTTATAGGTATAGGAGGGCGGTTTCATTATGGAAATTATCCGTCGTTGTACAAACTTTCTTTTTGGTATGGAGTGCCTGGGCTGCGGCCGGGCATCGGAACAGCTGGACCCCTGGCTGTGTTCTGCCTGCAGGGAAGAACTTGCCCGCGAGGCGCTGGCATATTCGTTCCCTTCGCCCGATGCTATGTGCATGTTCCCCGTGCGTCCGCTTACGCGCAGGCTCGTGCATGCGCTCAAGTACAGGGGGCTTCCGGGAATGGCGTCGTACCTGGTAAGGCGATCTACCGCGGTGAAGGGGGGCGAAATCGCGCAGAGCATGGCGTTGCTTGCAAGGCCGTTCTACTTTGTGCCTGTCCCCCTGCACAGTTCGAGGTTCAGGGAACGCGGGTACAACCAGGCGCAGAAGATTGCGGCGGCGCTCGCCACCTGCACCGGGGGTCGTGTTTGCAACTGGCTTTCACGTACGAACTTCAGGGTGTCGCAGACCAAGCTTTCGCGCGAGGAGCGCGGCTATAATGTGGCGGGCGCGTTCGAGCCGAAACTGCCGAGGAATATGCCTTCGCGGGGGACTATCTTTGTGGTGGACGACGTTTACACGACCGGGGCGACTACGGGGGCGTGCGTGCATGCCCTGCGCCGCGGGACGGTGCTCGATACGAAGGTGTGCACGCTCCTTTACGACGAGCCCGTATCCGCGACGATGGACTTCGTGGCGGACTGCCGGATGGAATGGGATGGCAATTATGGCGATTGAGTTACTAGTTCCGAGTTCCAAATAAAAAAGCGGGCTTCGATATGCTTCTCGAAACCCGCAATTCGAATAACTAGTAACTATTGACTAATAACTGGCACCGAAGGTGCCGAGATAGCGGAGGAAGAGGGACTCGAACCCCCAAGCCTTACGGCGGCGGTTTTCAAGACCGCTGACTTACCAATTAGCCTATTCCTCCGGATTCAACGCCAACAATAAAAAACTCACGCCATTTCGTCAATGGAATTTGGGCGATTGTCTTTGGCGGGAATGAATATTAATTAAATTTTTCAATATGGAGACAATTGCAGAAAATACTGTGGTGGAGAACAAGCGGGTCCTTGACCTCCTGTTCTCCTACATGCCGAAAATCGCCGCGGAAAGGAAGATGGACAACCTGCTCGTGCTTATGGCCGACATGGGTCGTTCCCTTGTCCAGGCGGACCGCTGCTCCCTGTGGCTTACCGACGAGGAGCACGGGGAACTGTGGACGAAGGTCGCTCATGGGGTGAGCGAGCTTCGCATTCCGATTGCGGCTGGTTTTGTGGGCTGGTCTGTGAAGAACGGCCAGCCGTTGCTGATTCCCGATGCCTACCTTGACCCGAGGTTCGACCATCGCAGCGACGAGAAGACCCACTACCGCACGACGTCCGTGATGACCGTGCCCCTGTTCGATTCGCAGGGAAAGGTGATGGGGGTTTTCCAGGCGATAAACAAGCAGGGCGAGGAGAAGGTATTTTCGAACCAGGATCTGGAACGCCTCTCGCTTACCGCCGTGTATTCTGCAAAGACTGTAGAATCCGCCCGACTGACCTCGGAGGTCGAAGACTCCAAGGATGAACTCGAGGCGACGCAGGAAGAACTGATCCACATCCTGGGCGACGTTTCCGAATCCAGGAGCCGCGAGACGGGGGACCATATCCAGCGCGTGGCCGAAATTTCTTACAAGCTGGCGCAGTACTACGGGCTCAACGAAGAGGAGGCGCAGCGCATTCGCCTTGCCGCCCCGATGCACGACCTGGGGAAGGTCGCCATTCCCGATGCCATCCTGAACAAGCCGGGCCGGTTCACCGACGAGGAATACGAGGTGATGAAGTCCCACGCCATCAAGGGCGAGGAAACCCTCATGAAGTCGAAGCGCGACCTGTTGCGCTTTGCGGCGACGCTTGCGGGCTCGCATCACGAGCGCTGGGACGGCAAGGGCTACCCGCGTGGACTCAAGGGCGAGGAAATCCCGCTGGCAGGCCGTATCTGCGCCGTGGCCGACGTTCTGGATGCCCTCTCGAGCCCGCGCTGCTACAAGCCCGCGTGGCCCGAGGAGAAGGTCAAGGAAGAATTCATCAAGCAGCGCGGAGCGCAGTTCCAGCCGGAACTCATCGACGTGCTTGTGGAGCACTGGGACGATGTTTTCGAGTGCTTCAGGCAGGCGCGCGCGAAGTTCGAGGCTGCTGCAGTATAAGACCGCTCGCGCTAGATTCTAGTGCAGTGTCTCCGGTTTGCGCTCGCTTTCGCCTTCGACGACTCGTTAGGACAAGTCGCCTCCGGCTCACGAAGACCGTTCGCGTTTATATTGCAAAAAATTTACGGGACCCGGGATAATGGGCCCCGTTTTTTTGTTTTTCGGTGTTTTTTGCAAAAAAGAAAACCCCCGACTTTGGGTCGGGGGCCTTCGTGGTTCCGATTGGAATTGAACCAACGACACGCGGATTTTCAGTCCACTGCTCTACCAACTGAGCTACAGAACCATTTGGTAAGCCAAAGATAGAAGAAAACGTGATATTTGTCAAGGGTAAATAGAATATTACCGAAAAAATTTTGATTTTCTAGAATATTCTTCTAAATTTAGGGTAGGATGTTCGATTGGTTGTGCGCGGCGCTTTGCTCCGTGGGGCTTAACATTTTATAGGCTTGAATATGCGAAAGAAATTTCAGATTAGGAACCTCCTTGCAGTCGGGACACTTTGCCTTGGGCTCTATGCCTGTTCCTCCGATGAAGGTAGCGACAGCCCGGTTGTTCCTCCGTTATCGGGTGACGATCCCTCTTCTAGCGATTCCCAGCCGGGTTCGGATAAACCGGGTTCCTCGTCTGCGATTGAAATCGACACCGTTCGCAAGATTGTTAATGGTGATACAATCTTTGACACGGTTCATGTCGTTGTGCCCAAGGATACGACGCCCCACTGGGTGGGCAACTCTGCACTCCGCATTACTGAAATTTCCCCGCTGAACCTTTCGTGGCTGGATGAATCCGGCGAGGACCCCGCATGGGTGGAAATATACAACGCGGGCGATGTCGCTGCGAACCTGAAGGGTTATGCGCTTGTCGAAAGCCTTGAGAAGCCCCGCAAGTGGGTTTTCGGCGACGAGCTTATCGCTGCGAAGTCCTTCCGCATCGTGTTCTGCGACAAGAAGAATATTACCGAAGTCAAGGGCGCAGATAACGGCGACATGCACGCCCGTACCCACACCAGCTGGAAGATGGACAAGGCCGGCGGAACGGTTTACCTGATCGATGCCGCCTACGGCATCCGCGATTCCGTTGCATTCCCCGAAATCACGAAGGGTGACCTGAGCTGGGGTATTACCGACGGTGGCATCTGGAAGTATTTCGACAAGCCGACTCCCGAAAAGCCCAATACCGGCTCGACCGCTTATGACGCGCTTGCTCCGGAACTCGACCTGAGCCAGATCAAGGGCGGTTTCTACAATGATCCGGTAACAATCAATCCGCCGTCCCTGCCGAGTGGCGTGAAGCTGCGCTGCACCGAGGACGGCTCCGCTCCGGGCGCGAACTCCCAGGAATTCAATTCTGCAAAGACGTTCGACAAGAACACGACGCTCCGTTGCGCCGTCTTCAAGGATGGCTCGCTCAGCACGCAG
This genomic interval from Fibrobacter sp. UWR3 contains the following:
- the rodA gene encoding rod shape-determining protein RodA; the encoded protein is MKLNHFLDNTRRVDWLFLGITLALMTCGVCLVYSATASDNLPFYETLWFKQILYFAGGCVLAAGIVFLKIDWLKRATVPLYILSLVFLFVVLFVAGDVVKGAGRWIDLGLFKLQPSEFAKIAYLLTISYWLSRHPVSLYKVKTFVVPALLFIVPFALVLKQPDLSTALVFIAVTYVAFFFAGLTLTDMFLLASPVLSVLFSHSQDIVFQVLWGLLICAVVFALVRRRLPKVLTVLFLAANILAGYASSMAWNMLEPHQQKRVHTFLDPTSDPKGDGYQVLQSLTAIGSGGLTGKGFGQGTQTNLAFLPEEHTDFIFSVLGEQFGFAGCLFILSLYTLFLWRASSTCKLFADPFITLITMGACTIFLFHMIVNIAMTIGLMPVTGLPLPFLSYGGSFALTCMVLVGGILCMRFQGWRQ
- a CDS encoding ComF family protein, whose product is MEIIRRCTNFLFGMECLGCGRASEQLDPWLCSACREELAREALAYSFPSPDAMCMFPVRPLTRRLVHALKYRGLPGMASYLVRRSTAVKGGEIAQSMALLARPFYFVPVPLHSSRFRERGYNQAQKIAAALATCTGGRVCNWLSRTNFRVSQTKLSREERGYNVAGAFEPKLPRNMPSRGTIFVVDDVYTTGATTGACVHALRRGTVLDTKVCTLLYDEPVSATMDFVADCRMEWDGNYGD
- a CDS encoding HD domain-containing phosphohydrolase; amino-acid sequence: METIAENTVVENKRVLDLLFSYMPKIAAERKMDNLLVLMADMGRSLVQADRCSLWLTDEEHGELWTKVAHGVSELRIPIAAGFVGWSVKNGQPLLIPDAYLDPRFDHRSDEKTHYRTTSVMTVPLFDSQGKVMGVFQAINKQGEEKVFSNQDLERLSLTAVYSAKTVESARLTSEVEDSKDELEATQEELIHILGDVSESRSRETGDHIQRVAEISYKLAQYYGLNEEEAQRIRLAAPMHDLGKVAIPDAILNKPGRFTDEEYEVMKSHAIKGEETLMKSKRDLLRFAATLAGSHHERWDGKGYPRGLKGEEIPLAGRICAVADVLDALSSPRCYKPAWPEEKVKEEFIKQRGAQFQPELIDVLVEHWDDVFECFRQARAKFEAAAV